The Yersinia entomophaga nucleotide sequence AGTGAACGATGCCATTTTCTATTCGGCCCGCTTTGAAGTACCTAATCCGGATGGCCTGCTGCGCCTGCAAATGACCGCTCAGGTATCGATTCAATTATCGAAAGTGGAACAGGCTAAAGTTGTGCCACTCTCCGCTTTGGGTAACGAATTGGGCGTGAACCGTTATGAAGTCGCGGTGCTAAAAAATGGTAAGGAAGAGAAACGAGAAGTGACCATCGGCATTCGCAACAATGTGGATGCGCAGGTGCTTAGCGGTCTGGAAGTGGGTGATGAAGTGATTACCAGCCGCGGCGTAGCGGAGGCTGAATAATGGCGGCTTTGCTTGAGTTAAAAGGCATTCGCCGCAGTTATCAGTCTGGTGAACAAACGGTGGATGTGCTGCAGGACGTTTCGCTGGAAATTAATGCGGGTGAGCTGGTGGCGATTATTGGTGCTTCCGGCTCGGGTAAGTCGACCCTGATGAATATTCTTGGCTGTCTGGATAAGCCAAGCGAGGGGATTTACCGCGTGGCCGGGCAGGACGTCGATAGCATGGACAATGATGCGCTGGCGGCTTTGCGTCGTGAACACTTTGGGTTTATTTTCCAGCGTTATCATTTATTACCTCACCTAAGTGCGGCGCATAACGTAGAAGTGCCCGCGGTCTACGCAGGTTTAGGAAAGCATGAGCGGCGGGAACGCGCCAAAATGTTGCTAACCCGTTTGGGATTAGGCGAGCGCATCAGCTATCGTCCCAGCCAGCTTTCCGGTGGCCAACAGCAGCGCGTCAGTATTGCTCGCGCTTTGATGAACGGCGGGCAGGTAATATTGGCCGATGAACCCACCGGCGCGTTAGACAGCCATTCCAGCGTTGAAGTGATGGTGATTTTAAAGCAACTGCAACAGCAGGGGCACACGGTCATTATTGTTACCCACGATCCTACGGTCGCGGCTCAGGCCGAGCGAATCATTGAAATCAAAGATGGCCGTATTATGGCGGACTCCGGCAGTAAAACACCGCCAAAAACCGCAGAGCCGGATACGCAAAGTCTGACGCCGCCAGCGCCTTCATGGCAGCAATTGACCGGGCGTTTTCGTGAAGCATTGCTGATGGCATGGCGCGCGATGGCCTCTAACAAGATGCGAACTGCGCTAACTATGCTCGGTATTATCATAGGTATTGCTTCGGTGGTTTCTATTTTGGTGGTGGGCGATGCGGCCAAACAAATGGTGTTGGCAGATATTCGCGCTATCGGGACAAATACCATCGATATTTACCCCGGAAAAGACTTTGGCGATGACGACCCCAGTAATCGGCAGGCGCTGGTTTATGACGATATGGTAGCGCTGAAAGCGCAGTCTTACATTAATGCGGTGTCACCGGTGATCTCTGGCAGTATGCGGCTACGCTTCGGAAATATCGATGTGGCCGGCAGTGTATCCGGAGTGAGCGCGCAGTATTTCCGTGTTTACGGTATCAGTATCGAGCAGGGCACGGCGATTACGCAGGATCAGGTCGATCGACAGGCGCAGGCGGTGGTGATTGACCGTAATACTCAGCGCCGACTTTTCCCGCATGTGAAAGATGTGGTGGGGCAAGTGATGCTGATCGGCAATATGCCTGCGACTATCGTCGGCGTGGTGGAAGAAAAACAATCGATGTTTGGCAGCAGTAAATCACTGCGGGTGTGGATTCCCTACACCACAATGGCTAACCGGTTGATGGGTAAATCTTATTTTGATTCGATTACGGTGCGAATCAACGATGGCTATAATAGTAAGGAAGCCGAACAACAGTTAGTTCGCTTGCTAACTTTGCGTCACGGTAAGAAAGATATCTTT carries:
- the macB gene encoding macrolide ABC transporter ATP-binding protein/permease MacB: MAALLELKGIRRSYQSGEQTVDVLQDVSLEINAGELVAIIGASGSGKSTLMNILGCLDKPSEGIYRVAGQDVDSMDNDALAALRREHFGFIFQRYHLLPHLSAAHNVEVPAVYAGLGKHERRERAKMLLTRLGLGERISYRPSQLSGGQQQRVSIARALMNGGQVILADEPTGALDSHSSVEVMVILKQLQQQGHTVIIVTHDPTVAAQAERIIEIKDGRIMADSGSKTPPKTAEPDTQSLTPPAPSWQQLTGRFREALLMAWRAMASNKMRTALTMLGIIIGIASVVSILVVGDAAKQMVLADIRAIGTNTIDIYPGKDFGDDDPSNRQALVYDDMVALKAQSYINAVSPVISGSMRLRFGNIDVAGSVSGVSAQYFRVYGISIEQGTAITQDQVDRQAQAVVIDRNTQRRLFPHVKDVVGQVMLIGNMPATIVGVVEEKQSMFGSSKSLRVWIPYTTMANRLMGKSYFDSITVRINDGYNSKEAEQQLVRLLTLRHGKKDIFTYNMDSLLQTAEKITRTMQLFLTLVAVISLVVGGIGVMNIMLVSVTERTREIGIRMAVGARSSDVMQQFLIEAVLVCLVGGALGITLSFAIGLAVEMVMPNWQVSFPAVALVSAFLCSTIIGVVFGYLPARSAARLNPIDALARE